TTAATGTATGTTTTCCAATTATTGCAGGTATAATTATTGCTTCTATTTTTAATCCCATATTAGTCTTTATTCAAAAAAGATTAAAAATAAAAAATAGACATGCAGCAATTACATTTACCTTTTTATTTATTATTTTTATAATTTCAATTATAATTACAATTATTACACCAAATATAATATTAAGCATAAGACAGTTGATGAAAGATATTCCTGTATTGTTTTTTAAAGCAAGCAAATTTTTATCTGACTTTGGCAGTGAAAATGAGATTCTGCAAAATTATCTTGCTGAAATAACAAGCAAATTTTCTTACTTAATGTCATGGCTCCTTAATTTTGCAATTGAAAAGGTCATAAATATATTTTCTGCTATAGCAAATATGCTTCTTTCTATAATTATTGCTTTTTACATCTTAGTCGATAAGGAAAAAATTGAAAATTGGACCTTCCGTTTAAGTTGCACTATTTTCGGGAAAAAAGCATCCGTTGAAATGTTCAGAGTTATGCACAGCCTTTATGATAATGTATCAAACTATCTGGCAGGAAAAATAATCTCCTCAATAATATCGGGAATATTAATGTTTATCGGATCAAAGTATATAATAAAATCGCCCTATCCCGTAATTGATTCTATAATTATCGGAGCAACAAACATAATCCCTTACTTCGGTACTTTTATTGGCGGCATTCCAATACTGTTGATAAATGTTCTTTACGACTCCGAAAAAGGATTTCTAATGTTTATTTATATACTTATATTGCAACAGATAGATAATCTTGTTATTGACCCTAAAATTTTAAGCAGCAAGCTTTCAATTAAACCGATTATTATAATTATTGCAATTATAATAGGTGGAGGTTTTTTTGGACCTGTAGGCTTATTTTTAGCCACCCCCGTTGCTGCTCTTGCAAAAACTTCAATTGATGCTTTTATGAATTATAAACTTAATGGGAATTCAGATAATTTTTCCGTTAAATAATCTATACAAATATTTTCTTATTTATATGTATTTTTTTGATTTTTATAAAAATTGTGCACATTTGTGGATAAAACTGTTGACAACTGCCTAAAAAAGCATAAAATTTGTGTATAACTTCCTTAAACATTTTAGGAAGCCTGTGCATAACTCAAATTAACAAAGGTGAATTTTTAATATGTGGAACGATAAAAGATATCATTCATTAGACTATGAAATGAAAAAAATATTTGGCGAAAAAGGAATCAAGCTGTCTATAGACGGTAACTTTACCTGCCCAAACAGAGATGGGACAATAGGACGCAAAGGCTGTATTTTTTGCAGTGAAAGAGGATCAGGAGATTTTAATTCCCAAAAAGAAAAGTCTATTCCTGAGCAAATTGAAGAACAAAAACAAATTATGTCAAAAAAATGGAAAAGCAATGCATATATTGCATATTTTCAAAACTACACAAACACATACGATACTGTTGAAAGCCTGAGGAAAAAATTTTATGAAGCAATTAACTGTGAAGATATCAAAGGACTAGCCATAGCAACTAGACCTGACTGCATCAGCCCGGAAATACTGAGCCTTTTATCAGAGCTTAACTCCAAAACATTCTTGTGGGTAGAACTGGGCCTTCAGACTATTAATGATAATACTGCAGTATTTCTAAGACGAGGATACAAATCAGAACAGTTTGATATAACCTGCCGCAACCTGGAAGCTGCCGGTATACGAACAGTAGTTCACTTAATATTTGGAATTCCCGGGGAAACAAAGAAAGAAATGCTTGAATCAGTTAAGCACATCTCACAAAAAAATATGTGGGGAGTAAAACTTCACATGCTTCATATTTTACACAACACTGACTTGGCAAAGTACTATCAAAAAACACACTTTAAAATACTAACTTGTGAACAGTATGTTGATGTTGTATGTGATGCACTGGAACTTTTGCATCCGGATACTGTCATTCACAGATTAACAGGTGACGGAAAAAAGTCAGATTTAATAGAGCCCCGATGGACTCTCCATAAACTTAAAGTGCTTTCAGACATTGATAAAGAGCTAAAATCAAGGGACAGCATTCAGGGTAAAAATTTGCCATTGTAATGTTAATGTAATAGTAACTCTGCTTATTATATTATATAATTATTATTAGAAAATACTGTAATACAGTATTTTTTTATTTGATTAAATAGGGTGTATAAAAATGAGAAAATTTTTATTGATAGCAACAATTTTAATAATTGCTCTCTCCTCACTGACTACTGTCTATGGACAAAATTTTCCTGATGTAAGCAGCGATTTGCAGGAAGCAGTATCCCTTCTGTCAGGCTATGGCATAATTCATGGATATCCAGACGGAGAATTTAAGCCTGACAAGGATGTTACACGTGCAGAGATGGCTAAGATAGTAATGGTGGCAGCCGGGTACTCTGAATATTCGAAAAATATGACCTCTGTCTATGAGGACATGCACGGACATTGGGCAGAAAGTTATGTAGAACTTGCAAATGTATTTAACATAGTAAAAGGAATTTCACCCACTACATACGGACCGGATAATAAAATTAAATTTTCGGAAGCTTATACTATGATAATAAGACTCCTTGGATACAGCGACGAATCTTTAGAAGGGCTTTGGCCTTCTAATTATTATAAAAAGGCTGTAGAACTTAACTTGTTTCAAAACATTGATACCAATAAAGTATACGCCTCCAGAAGAGACATTACTCTTATGATTTACAACGCACTGGAGTGCGATTTGGTTAAAACTAAAGATAATAATACTGTATCTTCCACGGGGAAAAAATTAATTTCTAACATAGGGAAAGAAGAAACAAAGGAAATATCTATAAATGATCTTAAGATAGAAAATTTTGATTATACTGATTACCTTTTCAACAAGTGGAATGTATATTATGATATTGACGGTAATACAATTCATTTAACAAATCCTAGGTATAATGAATTTTCCGGCTCCGTAACAAGTTTGCTGACAAACAAAGTTATATTTGTTACTGATGACTTTGGAAATGTCAGAGCTTTCCAGCTTCCGGACATACCTATAGTAATAAACGGCGCAAAAAGTAGCTTCAGCAATTTAAGCGACAGCCGAATAAAAGTAATATATAAGGATGACTCCTTTAATGGTGATGTTATCGGAATAATCGCCTACAAGGAAACAGACGTGGCAGTAATTGATAGAAGCAGTCTTTATAAGGAAGGCAGCAAGTCTTTTGCAGGTAAAAATCTTCCTCTGAAAAGCAACGGTGAAATCAATTACAGCAAGCTGCACATTTCAGGAGATGCATCAACCTTAGAAGAAATTAAGGCTAATGATGTAGTATACTTTTATGAAGCAAAAGATACTTACAGGGGAGATTCCCTTACAATAAATGTTTTGAGAACACAAACAGAAGGTGTGGTAACAGGAATTCAAACTGTAGACAACAGCACATTTTACACTGTCAACAACATAAGTTATAAAACAGGAGAAAACTTTATACTCACAGAACAGGTTTCCGTTAACGATAATGTTGAATTACTTTTGGATAAAAGCAATAATATTGTTAAAATTAATATACTTAGCTATGGAAAATATCCTACAACTTTTGGCATAGTTCTGTCCTCATCAGACAGCACAAACGGAAATGCAGCGGTGAAAATACTAGACGAATTCGGGAGTTCAAAAACATATTCTCTCGCTGATAATTCAAGCGTAGTCACCATTGTTGAAGATGAGAATAATTTAATCAAAAAAACATATCTAAAAAAGAATGATATTGTTAAATTTGATCCTGTGTCAAACGAAACTCTGAAAATTATAAATTATGTTTCATCACCGACATATATTGCCAACAATTACACATCCGGCACACAAACTTTATCAAACGGGTATTGGATTACATCTGACTCATTTATAGTATACGAAGCGAACGGCAAATATCAATTGCTTGAACCCTACCAACTCGATACTTATCTTGTAGGAAAAGCAGTTATTGGATATAACGGACATATTGACGTATTATATTTAAGCAAAGGTATTAAAACCGAAAGTGAAATAACCGTGACTCCGGAAGTTCCTCAGACATTTAACGGTACCATTTACGGCATTATTAAAGGCGTCACAAAAATTGATGCTGCTACAAGCCATGTACAGTTCTTTAACAACAGCAATGTATTTTCAGTCTCAAACACATCAACAGCAGGCAAAAAAACGTCACTGGTTTTAAATGCATATGTAAGAGCTGAAATAACAAATGGAACTATTACAAGCATTGAGAAAGTAGCTTCAGAAACCGACAGAGTTAAAATCACACAAATTTATACAAATCAATTCCTGATAGATGGTATTACGTATATGGAATATTCTCCAAATTTGGCCGTATATATATGCTCAACAGACAAATCAGGAAATATTACGAACGTCAAGATAGGATTAAAAGAAAACATAAAATCCGGTTCAACCGCACAGCTGTATGATTTATATGGCAGCTTTGACGGGATAATCGATGTGGTACTTATATTTAACTAAAACTAAAGGTGCTGCTCTTAATTGAGTCTGCACCTTTATTATACTTAAAGTTTATCTATAACTGCTAAATTATTTTAGTCGTAAAATCTTCTATATTCCATACATCAGTAACAAAGCTCTCATAGAAGTACGGCTCATGGCTTACAAGCAATACCGTTCCCCTGAATTCGGACAATGCCTTTTCCAATTCATCCTTCGCTTCAGTATCTAAATGATTTGTTGGCTCGTCTAAAACAAGGAAGTTCAATTCCTTCAATAGTATTTTACACAATCTTACTTTTGCATTTTCGCCGCCTGAAAGCACCTTCATCATACTTGTTATATTTTCAGTTGTCAGTCCGCATCTTGCCAGTTCCAGTCTAACCTCATGGTTTGTAAGAGATGGATATTCGCTCCACACTTCATCCAGTGCAGTATTGGTGTTATTCTTAGAATCTTCCTGCTCGAAATAACCGTATGCCACATTTTCACCAAAAGATACGTTGCCGCTTACAGGAGGAATTATTCCCAGTATTGTTTTTAAAAGAGTTGATTTACCAAGACCATTTACCCCTGTAAGAGCAATTTTTTTATTTCTTTCTACCTGAAAACTCATGGGGTTAGTCAAAGGTTGATCATACCCAATAACAAGTTCCTTTGCTTCTATAAGAAACCTGCTTGGCGCCTTTGTTTCTTTAAATCTAAATGATGGTTTAGGTTTATCTCTGGGCCTTTCCAACACATCCATTTTCTCCAGCTGCTTCATACGGCTGTTTGCCATACCTCTGGTAGCAACTCTGGCCTTATTTCTTGCTATAAAATCCTCTAATCTTTCTATTTCTTTCTGCTGCTTTTCATATTCTCGTTCTTCTTTTTGCTTGTTCAGCTCATAAATTCTCTTAAATTCCTCATAATTTCCAACATACCTTGTTAGGTTGCAATTTTCAACATGGTAGATGATATTGCAGACGTTGTTGATAAAAGGTATGTCGTGGGAAATAAGTATAAATGCATTTTCATAATTTTGAAGATAGTTTGTAAGCCATTTTATATGATTTTCATCTAAGTAGTTTGTAGGCTCATCCAGCAGTAATATCACAGGATTTTGGAGCAAAAGTTTTGTAATCAGCACTTTTGTCCTTTGTCCTCCGCTCAGTTCATCAACAGCCTTGTCAAGGCCGATATCCGTAAGCCCCAAACCGTTTGCAACTTCTTCTATTTTTGAATCAATAATATAAAACCCGCTGCTGTCAAGTATTGTCTGAATATCCGCAGCATCTTCCATCATCTTGCTGACTTCCTCATCATCCGCGGATGCCATATCCTCATAAAGCTTCATCATTTCCTGCTCCATTTTAAATAAATCGTCAAAAGCAAGGCGAAGATTTTCTCTTATTGTTGTTCCGGGCTTTAAAGCGGAGTGCTGATCGAGATAGCCTACCGTCACTCTTTTTGACCACTGGACACTTCCCTCGTCAGGCATCAGTTTACCTGTAATAATATTTAAAAATGTTGACTTTCCCTCTCCGTTGGCTCCTATAAGAGCAACATGCTCACCTTTTAGAAGTCTGAACGACACATTATCCAATATTGCACGTGCTCCAAATCCGTGAGTTACATTTTTTACGTCTAAAACACTCATATATTCTCCTCATAAATAAATATTACAAAATTTATTTCAATTTAACTAAATATAAATTAACTATACAATCCTCTAATACCATCATATAATTATCCCTCATCTATAGCCTTATGTAATAATAATAAATATTGTATTGATTGTAAACACATTTTTTAGTTTCAACAAATTTTACGCTCAATTTTTTTTACATTTAATTGATTTAATTAAATTGGTTTGATATAATTGAACTGTAAGTAAATTTTAGGAGGAAATATTAAAAAATGAACGAAAAGTTAAGACCTGCCTGGGTCGAAATCAACAGAAATAAAGCAATTCACAACTTTTTAGAAGTAAGAAAGGCTGTTGGTCCGGATGTCAAAATCTGTGCCGTAGTTAAAGCTGACAGCTATGGCATGGGGGCAGTTGAACTTTCTAAGATGTATTTAGAAAACGGTGTCGACATGTTTGCCGTTGCAGTAATTTCCGAAGCTTTAGAACTCAGAGAAGAAATAAAAAACAAAGATATTTTGATTCTGGGCTATACTCCTGAAGAATTTTACGATGATGCAATAAATAATGACATAACTTTGGCAATATATAATTTTGAACTTGCAGAAAAATTAAACTCTGTTGCCAAAAAATTAAATAAAAAAGCAAAAATACATATAAAAGTTGAAACCGGAATGAACAGGCTTGGATTCCTGCCTACAGAAGAAAACGCTGATAAAGTAGCCGCCATTTTTAAAATGGAAAATATAAGCATCGAAGGTGCGTTCTCTCACCAATCGAAGGCAGATGAAAAAGATAAAACCACAGCTCACAAGCAAGCAGCAAGATTTGTTTCTTTCATGAAGATGTTGGAAAAAAGAAATGTTTCTGTTCCGATTAAACATATTGCAAACAGTGCAACAATAATAGATATGCCTGAGTATTATTATGACATGGTAAGGCCCGGAATCATACTTCCAGGATTCTATCCGTCAGATGAAGTAGATATGGAAAAACTGAAATTCGAAATATGTGTAACTTTAAAAGCAAAAGTAGCAAATGTAAAAACAATAGAAGCAGGAGAAGGCGTAGGCTATGGACATCTGTTCCATACTGAAAAATCTACTGTTGTTGGAACTATTCCTTTAGGATATGCAGACGGATATTCCAGATTGTTATCAAATAAAGGCTACATTGTTATAAAAGGCGTTAAATGCCCAATATTAGGGAAGGTATGCATGGATCAGTTTATGGTTGATCTGTCAGAGGTTAAAAATCCTCAAATCGGAGATGAAGCTATCATTTACGGTGACGGAACCGACGGTGCAATGACTGCAGAGGACGTAGCAAATATGAGAGGCACTATCTCATATGAGGTTCTCACTAATCTAGGCAAAAGACTTCCAAGAAAATACGTTTAGGAGATAATTATGAATTTTGATTTAGTCAAACAAAATGATATTGAACTCTATGAAGCTATGATGGAGGAAAAAAACAGACAAAATATAAACATCGAGCTTATCGCCTCTGAAAATTTTGTTTCAG
Above is a window of Sedimentibacter sp. MB35-C1 DNA encoding:
- a CDS encoding AI-2E family transporter, translated to MKNYLIFLSIFVVGISVFRFIYLENGLSIIINVCFPIIAGIIIASIFNPILVFIQKRLKIKNRHAAITFTFLFIIFIISIIITIITPNIILSIRQLMKDIPVLFFKASKFLSDFGSENEILQNYLAEITSKFSYLMSWLLNFAIEKVINIFSAIANMLLSIIIAFYILVDKEKIENWTFRLSCTIFGKKASVEMFRVMHSLYDNVSNYLAGKIISSIISGILMFIGSKYIIKSPYPVIDSIIIGATNIIPYFGTFIGGIPILLINVLYDSEKGFLMFIYILILQQIDNLVIDPKILSSKLSIKPIIIIIAIIIGGGFFGPVGLFLATPVAALAKTSIDAFMNYKLNGNSDNFSVK
- a CDS encoding TIGR01212 family radical SAM protein (This family includes YhcC from E. coli K-12, an uncharacterized radical SAM protein.), with translation MWNDKRYHSLDYEMKKIFGEKGIKLSIDGNFTCPNRDGTIGRKGCIFCSERGSGDFNSQKEKSIPEQIEEQKQIMSKKWKSNAYIAYFQNYTNTYDTVESLRKKFYEAINCEDIKGLAIATRPDCISPEILSLLSELNSKTFLWVELGLQTINDNTAVFLRRGYKSEQFDITCRNLEAAGIRTVVHLIFGIPGETKKEMLESVKHISQKNMWGVKLHMLHILHNTDLAKYYQKTHFKILTCEQYVDVVCDALELLHPDTVIHRLTGDGKKSDLIEPRWTLHKLKVLSDIDKELKSRDSIQGKNLPL
- a CDS encoding S-layer homology domain-containing protein, coding for MRKFLLIATILIIALSSLTTVYGQNFPDVSSDLQEAVSLLSGYGIIHGYPDGEFKPDKDVTRAEMAKIVMVAAGYSEYSKNMTSVYEDMHGHWAESYVELANVFNIVKGISPTTYGPDNKIKFSEAYTMIIRLLGYSDESLEGLWPSNYYKKAVELNLFQNIDTNKVYASRRDITLMIYNALECDLVKTKDNNTVSSTGKKLISNIGKEETKEISINDLKIENFDYTDYLFNKWNVYYDIDGNTIHLTNPRYNEFSGSVTSLLTNKVIFVTDDFGNVRAFQLPDIPIVINGAKSSFSNLSDSRIKVIYKDDSFNGDVIGIIAYKETDVAVIDRSSLYKEGSKSFAGKNLPLKSNGEINYSKLHISGDASTLEEIKANDVVYFYEAKDTYRGDSLTINVLRTQTEGVVTGIQTVDNSTFYTVNNISYKTGENFILTEQVSVNDNVELLLDKSNNIVKINILSYGKYPTTFGIVLSSSDSTNGNAAVKILDEFGSSKTYSLADNSSVVTIVEDENNLIKKTYLKKNDIVKFDPVSNETLKIINYVSSPTYIANNYTSGTQTLSNGYWITSDSFIVYEANGKYQLLEPYQLDTYLVGKAVIGYNGHIDVLYLSKGIKTESEITVTPEVPQTFNGTIYGIIKGVTKIDAATSHVQFFNNSNVFSVSNTSTAGKKTSLVLNAYVRAEITNGTITSIEKVASETDRVKITQIYTNQFLIDGITYMEYSPNLAVYICSTDKSGNITNVKIGLKENIKSGSTAQLYDLYGSFDGIIDVVLIFN
- a CDS encoding ABC-F family ATP-binding cassette domain-containing protein, which encodes MSVLDVKNVTHGFGARAILDNVSFRLLKGEHVALIGANGEGKSTFLNIITGKLMPDEGSVQWSKRVTVGYLDQHSALKPGTTIRENLRLAFDDLFKMEQEMMKLYEDMASADDEEVSKMMEDAADIQTILDSSGFYIIDSKIEEVANGLGLTDIGLDKAVDELSGGQRTKVLITKLLLQNPVILLLDEPTNYLDENHIKWLTNYLQNYENAFILISHDIPFINNVCNIIYHVENCNLTRYVGNYEEFKRIYELNKQKEEREYEKQQKEIERLEDFIARNKARVATRGMANSRMKQLEKMDVLERPRDKPKPSFRFKETKAPSRFLIEAKELVIGYDQPLTNPMSFQVERNKKIALTGVNGLGKSTLLKTILGIIPPVSGNVSFGENVAYGYFEQEDSKNNTNTALDEVWSEYPSLTNHEVRLELARCGLTTENITSMMKVLSGGENAKVRLCKILLKELNFLVLDEPTNHLDTEAKDELEKALSEFRGTVLLVSHEPYFYESFVTDVWNIEDFTTKII
- the alr gene encoding alanine racemase, with amino-acid sequence MNEKLRPAWVEINRNKAIHNFLEVRKAVGPDVKICAVVKADSYGMGAVELSKMYLENGVDMFAVAVISEALELREEIKNKDILILGYTPEEFYDDAINNDITLAIYNFELAEKLNSVAKKLNKKAKIHIKVETGMNRLGFLPTEENADKVAAIFKMENISIEGAFSHQSKADEKDKTTAHKQAARFVSFMKMLEKRNVSVPIKHIANSATIIDMPEYYYDMVRPGIILPGFYPSDEVDMEKLKFEICVTLKAKVANVKTIEAGEGVGYGHLFHTEKSTVVGTIPLGYADGYSRLLSNKGYIVIKGVKCPILGKVCMDQFMVDLSEVKNPQIGDEAIIYGDGTDGAMTAEDVANMRGTISYEVLTNLGKRLPRKYV